One Roseburia rectibacter DNA window includes the following coding sequences:
- a CDS encoding pyridoxal-phosphate-dependent aminotransferase family protein: MYKIMTPGPVQVPEPVRRARSFACTNPDLDEEFYDFYKETCELISSLLGTKNETLILDGEGILGLEAACASLTEPDDKVLVIDNGIYGKGFADFVSMYGGIPEIYHADYENTLDVDALAEYLKDHHDYTYATVVHCDTPSGMLNDISRICPLLKQYGILTVVDSVSGMFGEKVCVDDFQIDLLCGGSQKAVSAPPGLTFVVVSDAAKEKMKNRKTPIASFYANLMAFDGYYEKKWFPYTMPISDIYGLRAAFNLIAEDATLYERYARIGSATRAAVKEAGLKLHLQSGFSNTVTVFDIPQCTDAKSILDTMRTKYNIMLAGSFDELSGKVIRIGHMGENARLEHMVPTLEALSATLTELGVTLKGNLADLFLKYYRKKEA; encoded by the coding sequence ATGTATAAGATCATGACCCCCGGACCGGTTCAGGTTCCGGAACCAGTAAGACGTGCACGCAGTTTTGCCTGCACAAATCCTGATCTGGATGAAGAATTTTATGATTTTTATAAAGAAACCTGCGAACTGATCAGCAGCCTCCTTGGCACGAAAAACGAAACGCTGATCTTAGATGGTGAAGGGATTTTAGGACTGGAAGCTGCATGTGCTTCCCTGACAGAACCGGATGATAAAGTTCTTGTCATCGACAACGGTATCTACGGAAAAGGATTTGCAGATTTTGTCAGCATGTACGGTGGTATTCCGGAAATCTACCATGCTGATTACGAAAATACTCTGGATGTGGATGCACTTGCAGAATATTTAAAAGATCATCACGATTATACTTATGCCACTGTTGTACACTGCGATACCCCAAGCGGCATGTTGAATGATATCAGCAGAATCTGTCCACTGCTCAAACAGTACGGCATCTTAACGGTCGTTGACTCCGTTTCCGGTATGTTTGGCGAAAAAGTATGTGTCGATGATTTTCAGATCGACCTTCTCTGCGGCGGCTCACAGAAAGCAGTCTCCGCACCTCCGGGACTTACCTTTGTTGTGGTAAGTGATGCCGCAAAAGAAAAAATGAAAAACCGTAAAACTCCGATTGCATCTTTCTACGCAAACCTGATGGCATTCGACGGTTACTACGAGAAAAAATGGTTTCCATATACTATGCCGATCAGCGATATCTACGGTCTGCGCGCTGCATTTAATCTGATCGCCGAAGATGCGACTTTGTATGAACGCTATGCAAGGATCGGTTCTGCTACAAGAGCAGCCGTAAAAGAAGCGGGTTTAAAACTCCATCTGCAGAGCGGTTTTTCAAACACTGTAACTGTTTTTGACATTCCGCAATGTACTGATGCTAAATCTATCCTTGATACAATGCGAACAAAATATAATATCATGCTTGCCGGATCTTTTGATGAACTCTCCGGTAAAGTGATCCGTATCGGTCATATGGGGGAAAATGCAAGGTTAGAACATATGGTTCCTACTTTAGAAGCTCTCTCTGCTACCCTGACTGAACTTGGTGTCACGCTTAAGGGAAATCTTGCAGATCTGTTTTTGAAGTATTATAGAAAAAAAGAGGCCTAA
- a CDS encoding ECF transporter S component, translating to MSTTSTTTVKTENSIGQVQFLTITALFIALTYVFTAFVNVRLPITANGGLIHLGNVPLFICAILFGKKSGALAGGIGMGLFDLLSGWTAWAPFTFIIVAIMGYVVGAITEKHHGLGFDALAIAAACVIKVVGYYIAEGIIYGNWIAPVTSIPGNLFQIGVAAVVVLIVIEPLRKAANKIIFK from the coding sequence ATGAGCACAACATCTACAACTACTGTAAAAACAGAAAATTCAATCGGTCAGGTACAGTTTCTGACCATCACAGCACTTTTCATTGCATTAACTTATGTATTTACCGCATTTGTCAATGTCAGACTTCCGATCACTGCAAACGGCGGACTGATCCATCTTGGCAATGTTCCGCTTTTTATCTGCGCCATTTTATTTGGCAAAAAAAGTGGTGCACTTGCCGGCGGTATTGGCATGGGACTCTTTGACCTTCTCTCCGGCTGGACAGCATGGGCACCTTTTACATTTATCATCGTAGCGATTATGGGATATGTTGTTGGTGCGATCACGGAAAAACACCACGGACTCGGTTTTGATGCACTCGCCATCGCTGCTGCCTGCGTGATCAAAGTAGTCGGCTATTATATCGCAGAGGGTATCATCTACGGCAACTGGATTGCACCGGTTACTTCCATTCCGGGAAATCTGTTTCAGATCGGTGTTGCAGCCGTTGTAGTCCTGATCGTCATCGAGCCTTTACGCAAAGCAGCAAACAAAATTATTTTCAAATAA
- a CDS encoding cold-shock protein — MNKGTVKWFNNQNGYGFISDEQGNDVFVHYSGLNMEGFKSLEEGATVEFEVVEGAKGPQATNVTVVK, encoded by the coding sequence ATGAACAAAGGTACAGTAAAATGGTTTAACAACCAAAACGGATACGGATTCATCTCTGACGAGCAGGGCAATGATGTATTCGTACACTACTCAGGTCTGAACATGGAAGGTTTCAAATCCCTCGAAGAAGGCGCTACTGTAGAATTCGAAGTAGTAGAAGGCGCTAAAGGACCTCAGGCAACCAACGTTACAGTAGTAAAATAA
- a CDS encoding DUF5721 family protein yields the protein MLALNIPELKNFMNQLLCSDTFDHFLLKEATIQKDAVWNFDGTITPDFFSKEDLEEQGLSDLAFLPYGRVRQHCFDLIKGKRTPNYFKFVFLLSPDNLSRTLASIQTSFTPQDVTGMFLNLKFQNGSLMLTTGVSYRIFSTDKSLEHEWDRLVEIFLKNHDIVIEKLG from the coding sequence ATGTTAGCGCTTAATATCCCGGAACTCAAAAATTTTATGAACCAGCTTCTGTGTTCAGATACATTCGACCACTTTCTGTTAAAGGAAGCAACCATACAAAAAGATGCCGTATGGAATTTTGACGGAACGATCACACCGGACTTTTTTTCAAAAGAAGATTTAGAAGAACAGGGCTTATCTGACCTTGCATTCCTTCCTTATGGCAGAGTGCGCCAGCACTGTTTCGACCTGATCAAAGGAAAACGTACTCCTAATTATTTCAAATTTGTATTTCTGCTGTCACCGGATAATCTGTCCCGGACACTTGCCAGCATCCAGACTTCTTTTACCCCACAGGATGTAACAGGGATGTTTTTGAATCTGAAGTTCCAGAATGGAAGTCTTATGCTCACAACCGGCGTATCATATCGTATTTTTTCTACCGATAAATCCTTAGAACACGAATGGGACAGACTCGTCGAGATTTTTCTCAAAAACCACGATATTGTTATTGAGAAATTAGGTTGA